A portion of the Rhodanobacter sp. AS-Z3 genome contains these proteins:
- the recO gene encoding DNA repair protein RecO — MRIEQQPAYVLHARPYRETSLLLECLSREHGRLGVVARGVRGERSRLRRAQLEPFQALSVDLLLRGEMATLTAVESVGTPARLTGDAGLAGLYLNELVVRLTARQDGSPPLFDAYALTVQRLALGESLGWTLRRFERDLLETTGYGLQLQFDAASGELLDPESSYRYEVEQGATRCPASSPHAIRGSDLLALEADVLPDAYGLKALRDMIRGVIRFHLGGGELRAWRVLAMAVSRSQPSRNPSPNQSD, encoded by the coding sequence ATGCGCATCGAACAGCAACCTGCTTATGTGCTGCATGCGCGTCCCTACCGCGAGACGTCGCTGCTGCTGGAATGCCTGAGCCGCGAACATGGCCGGCTTGGCGTGGTGGCGCGTGGGGTGCGCGGTGAACGTTCTCGGCTGCGTCGGGCCCAACTGGAGCCGTTCCAGGCGCTGAGCGTGGACTTGCTGCTACGTGGCGAGATGGCCACGCTGACCGCAGTCGAGTCGGTGGGCACGCCGGCGCGGCTGACCGGTGACGCCGGTCTGGCCGGGCTCTATCTCAACGAACTGGTGGTGCGCCTGACTGCGCGTCAGGATGGCTCTCCACCACTATTCGATGCGTATGCGCTGACCGTGCAACGGCTGGCCCTGGGCGAGTCGCTGGGCTGGACCCTGCGGCGTTTCGAGCGCGATCTGCTGGAGACCACCGGTTACGGTCTGCAGCTGCAGTTCGACGCCGCATCCGGCGAGCTGCTGGACCCCGAATCAAGCTATCGATACGAGGTCGAGCAGGGTGCCACGCGCTGCCCCGCGAGCAGTCCGCATGCAATTCGCGGCAGCGATCTGCTGGCACTGGAGGCCGATGTCCTGCCCGACGCCTACGGATTGAAAGCCCTGCGTGACATGATTCGCGGGGTGATCCGTTTTCACCTGGGCGGCGGAGAATTGCGGGCCTGGCGGGTGTTGGCCATGGCGGTGTCGCGCAGCCAGCCTTCGCGCAATCCGTCACCGAACCAGTCTGACTGA